From the genome of Diorhabda carinulata isolate Delta chromosome 2, icDioCari1.1, whole genome shotgun sequence:
TAAGTGAAGCAACAAAAAATATCGGTGTCAATTGAACTGTGAATGTTAAGATCGTgggagtcaaatttcaacatgaatgattttcaaaatctatacCAAGACCAAAAACTATCCTTCAGAATCTAAATAAACTTTAGTAAATATAAGCGGTAgataattttgacaaattttgaatgaattctgaatattttctgGACCTGTCAAATGCGCATGCTTTGTTCATATGATTTATGTACATccaaaattatagtttgaattCAAAACTAGCTAAGAggctaaaatatatataattaactgGACGAAGactcatttttgatatttgtaatgATAAAGTCAACTACCacgttttgttttaataaaagtaCGTATAAAACCACAGAATAGAGGTTATTTCGTGGTAAAGGATGAATGCACATGCGCAAGATTATAAatcgttaggttaggttgtccGCGGATACATTGGACGTATTCAGAGCACGTAGGAAATTCGAAATGTGTGCTCTATGAACATCATTTATTAACACCGCGAAGGCACAATTTCAAACTGTGCATGAATCTGATGATAGAAGCTataagttacaaaaaatattctgaaatctAATCAAATCTTTATTAGATTTGGCATTAAACTCTTTTAAAACTTTCTGTTCTGCCTTTTTGTCCTCAAATTATATATGGGTAAccccaatttaaaatttatcaattttttttattacaagcCTAATTCTTGTTTTGTTCTTTTTGCAATAAAGTTACAGATACTAATATTGATAAATagctaaaaactaaaaattttctaaagagctttggaattttataattaaaaatattcaatgaacaATAATTGCTGCAAGCTTCATAATTCCtccaataaacttttttagtaCTAAATTATACAGATATAAACAAATTcgcaaaatttgaatttattttaaatcagtttttatataatactGCCACTTAAATTAATAAACTCCTTGTTGGCCACATTtgtacttttcaaaaaatcacaataaactTTAATCATCAAATGTAAACAGATCTACATGTGTGTTTGTCTGGAAaccatttgaaaaataaaattataagttaCCAGCTAGTTGCTGAACCACAAAGGACCAAGAGGGCAACTTCAAGACATAAACCATTACAAATTGCAATTTATTATCATATCAGGTTATAAAcagatataaattttactttatgcctcactttttcataaaaaaaatgataacatcGCATGGAATAGAAGATTATCTCAAATACgtaaaaatagaattaatctaatttttattatgtaaaataacctcaaaattcaacCTATTAACTCGAATGTCAGTCGCTTGAAACAGACAAAATTACTTTGGGAGACATTCCTAAATTacagtaaaattattttatatattcaaaactttaaaattaggaaattaataaatgatttttttataagagaAATCACACATGTAGGTACGTCAGCATTTACTTACTATTAAAAGGAAATAATGAAGATGCAATCTGGagaaatcaaatttcaaaatatttaatgtttgttaAATGATTATGATtgcttaaaaatatattactcaAAAAATAAGCAGAAACTTCATGCTTTTTAGCCTAACAAgcaattagataaaaaaataagatgtaATCTTAAAATCTACTAATTTTAGAAAGTCTATTAGTCACTTTAtgcaattacattttttttattacgtcATATTTTTCCAGCtagcaaaaattttataaaattactttattattatcaCCTTCATTTAAACAAGCCACCATGTACATTCCTTTTTAACATCAATACCCACTTTTCATAATATCATTACAaacaagtaaaataataaaataggaGTGACCTTGCTGTAGAAATGAGACTTGCGTCGTAAAAAGTTCGTTTTTAGATTTACGCTTCTCGAAAAACGATCTAGAAATCGTTTCGCCAGtctttaataacttttatttttttgtgtgaatatttcaaaaacctATGAAGCAAAAATAATACCTCTACATAGATGGACTTTCAGTTCAGCTCCAGTTGTACTCATTTCTAATCCCCCGAtctgattttttgtattcattgaatttaatcaatattttattgatcGTAACAATTTTGTTGAGGAAATAATTTAATGCAATTGTAACTCGAAATGGTCTGTACGCACTCAAGCAAAGCAATAAAAACGTACTATTTATAGATCGTGACCGCCATGATGAGTCGacgaataaattttaaaattaaaaaaaaaatgatttaacgCTCTCtattttggaatttatataaaagcCATACATAAAAGATACAAAATTAAGAGTGTACAATGAGTAGTTAATAATCCTAAGTCGAATAACGTAAATTTGCATGTCTCCTTaccatttttaatatatcctgAAAATGGGTTGTAGCACTAAAgtctttatttataaataatgatatatatTAAAGTTCTTAACAGGGAACATAATATATTCCACTTTCGATTCACGTCTaacttctaaaaatttataccaGATGTGAGGCAACGCCTTTATCCTCCATTGtaatgaataatattaatattctatTACAATATCTTTGTTAATATCTATTTAATAGCGACGTACATAAAATCTCTATATAATTCTTAATAACTAACAACGCGAAAtttaagaattttcaaaatttacactAGTTAAACCGTTTCTAGCTATGTATTATCCACAAACCGTGTTGCATTCGTGAAATATCAAATGGAAATGAAGTAAAAGTGAAGTCGAGGGCGTTCTAGATTCCATTCACCGGAAGTATAGCTGCAAATAGTCATTTTCATATGTTAGACAAAGATGAGTGATATTAACCTATACCGGAAATACGTCACGTCGAATATAAACCAATGAAATAACATGAAAGGATATTCTTTGGATTTATAAATCtagagaaataaaacaaaaattaataaaagtagcTTAAAAAAAAGagtcaaaaatagaaaatctcTGTTGATCAATTAAATTCagcatatttaattttatttcataattaaagaacacaaaaacaaataattcggTACTGCCAATAGATAACTCGTGAAATGACAAATGCCAACTTTCTTTCTAACATAAacacatataaatataaaaatgtattcaatgCGGTTTTATTAATCTAATTTTAGATGAATGCAAAATAGCTTTATCAAAACCAATGGACGAAGTGTTGCAAGATGGtatttatattataacgatttattagaatttacaaactAATACATTTTGTTGTATTTGCTAGGTTAATAATATAATTGTAGGTCattgaacatttttattgaacGGAAAAGTAGTAAGATGCCCCCCAAGAAAAAAAGGGTAACATTAAATTCTGTTGTAGTAGGTACTGTATCTACTAGATCAACCAGGCGACAAAGTgttgtaaatattcaaattccaAAATCGACTAGGTCGAACAAGTTTAAAACAGCTATTGAAGCTGAAGAACTTTCAtctagaataaaaaaatcttacaaATCGTTTATGGATGCAAACGATGGAAGTTTTGCAACCGCTAAAACTAATAATGATACTGCTGATAGGGATAACAAAGCATTATTACAGATATTACAGGTGAGACTAATTTATagtctaattatttttatttttatgggtGTACACAATCTTAGTAGTCTATGACTGTTCAagtttttcaacagttttatGTTTAGGATTGGGATGAcatagaagatgaagatcaGGTCTCCCAAAGTGTTTCTCATCATCAATattctaacaaaaatataaatgaagacGATATTAAATGTGATGTAAATGAAAGTGTTAGTGAATTTTCTGATTTGAAACAAATAGAATTAACATTATCACAAGGTTTAGAAACTGAGGATGAAAATAATTCTAATCCTATTGAAATTTCAGAAGgtaagaattattttattttttctgtttaatttataatttataatagcattaataactaatataaataaatacattttcccTTCAAATttgtgtgaaaatttttaatgaaaatatataacaaataattagaaCATTATCTTTAACTATTGGAAAAATTCGTCAAATATTAAGATTTCTAATgagtttaatattattttttgctcctaatcttcaatattatttccaCTTACGATTctcctatcttttaatttttgtccaaattgaGATTTCTGTGGCCCCTGTCGACCATGGTTTTTGATAGAGTCCTGGGagtatgtaaaaaaaatgaaaaaatttcagcACTCCTACactttgaaaaaatgatttatgtATTTGAATGTCGTTTTATGTTTTCTCATATGAGaaacacgaaaaaaataattaaaaatttgtgaGTTAACACATTCTAGATGTCTCATATGCGAAAACATAAGAAATGATgttaaaatcattcaaatactgtaacaaatttttcaagttttgacATCTCAAACCATAGGAGTGCTgggattttttaatattttttttatacttccAGGGATGGACTCTTATCAGGATACACAGATTTCCAAAAATCATAATCGTACCTGAACCTCCtattttcatgttcaatttataattaataataatagattctGTAGCCTCAAATGCTTTTATTTCCTGTATCTTGCAAGGACAACTCAGTTTGCTGCACCAATCTTTGTAGCATTTTCAGAGACACCAGTAGAAAAGTGTCCTGCtgtatatgatgaaaaaaagttcaaatacCTTTCAAATTAATCCTGGTGTAGACAAAGGGTATACTATGAACTGAACCTTTTATTGACCTTcctatgtaaaatatcaatattttgttatcgatagaaaataatagatgatttattattatatatgtttCATTATTGGGTGAATCTTATTTCCAttagataattaatttttataattcttttacAATTAACACCTTTAAGAGAAGATGCAAAGTAAAACCTTGAAATAGCCCCAGAAAGACCCTCACAAATTTAAACGCTTGTTTGCTTATAGTACAAGCAAATTAGGCGATTGTGAGCAAaaactttaaattaaattagGCGATTTTGATATCTAAATTCTGGGAGGTTTTGGGATATatcaactattaacaatattacaGGCatggattttcgaaattttgggactggaaactcaaaaaaattttgaaatgcgaataactcgaaaactatgagaaattcaAACACCACTATTACTGTAACAAAAATGTAgggtacaaaattctctacaaaaaagtatccaaGGTATTtgttcataacctcaaaattttcaccttaaaatggatttatacattcaaaaatatttggatatacGTGTATGAATGGATTGAAAAAAGGGACCTCTCTGTAAAGATTTCACCCAGGTTTATTTATGCCTTTGAACaagatttaaaattataaattagaattattacACGCCactgattttcaaaataacttagGTTAGTTAATTATACcagattttttttagaaaatattgttgACAATATGTAGatttaaatatgtttcattATTGCGATTAATGAGTAAACTAATTGTTATATATTAGCAATTCctttataaacaataatttgatgTATATAAAGgacgttcttttattaaatgatgttttcagttgaagtttattatataattgtttcaatttaaagTAGAACTTAATTTTTAGCACATTTTAAAGAACAACAAAACATCCTTGGaagattttatcaaatttcaaactttaattgttataacatttattttttaaggtGAACTAAATACCAACCAAGTCACAGACGAAGATTCtagtgaaaaagaaaataaagtaaaagaaggtaatttcaaagtatttgaaataaactttgagttttatgaaaattatatttttttaatatcttattttaatatgtttatacttctaaatgttcttgattttaagtctcttctgaaATCATATgtctttaaaaatgataaaagaaaccaattttaaatcagaagagacctaaaatcaagaacatttagaagcatataatatttttttatagacgAAACAAAGGCAGATGATACAGAAGACTCTAACCTTGAGATTGTTAAAAGTGATAACTCATTATCTTTACAAGGAAGTATAGTTACAGAAACTGAAGAATTAATAATTGAAGAACAAGCTTCAATACCTTATGCAGACGATATGATAGTAGATAATAATGTTTCTAGTACATCTTTGATCGATAAAGAAGTACCTGATTGTAGTGAGCCTCTAATTTCCGAAGAAAATTCTACAGCTTTCGAAAGCAATTCTCAATTTGTCGAGCAGATAGAAAGTAGCTCATCAGAAACTAGTCAACCTAATAgagaattggaaaaaataattaacaaaaacgaAGAAAGCAATTTTTCTTGCCAGAGTGTTGATATGGAATATATACCTGTGAGTAAtgaagaaaacaaacaaaatataattaggAAGTATTCACAAGAAGAAACTAGTAATTCGGATGTAATAGTAGAATTTGATAATTCAGACAACGCAAAAATGGAAGAAAGTAACACAGTTGGAAGCGAGATATTTGATGAAAACAGTATGGACCATAGTGGTATTAATGATAAAGCAACGAATAATAAAGAAGATAAATCTAATGATAGCATAGAAGACAGAGTAGCTGAAATGCATTTAACTGGAGATAAGAAAGAAAATAGTCCACCAAAAGAATTGGTAACTGATGATgataaagtaaataaacaatCAGATGATAATGAACATGTTAAAACTACTACAGATAAAAAACCAGCAGgtcaaactttatttttagaAGATGTTGCAAATAACCCTCCAATTATAAAACTCAAATCCAAAAAACCCAAACCCAAACAAGATAAGAATATCTTACCGAAacaagatgaaaaaataaaaatggtgaaaCCAAGACCCGTCAAATCACCTCCTCTTAAACCAACAAAAGatactacaaaaaataataaaaaacctaTCAAAAAGGAATCtgagaaaaaagataaaaaatcagggaaatccGAAGAAACGATCaagaataaaatggaaattgaagatgaagaaaaagtGAGAAGATCATCAAGAATCAAATCAATTAGTGTCCTTAATAAAAAAACCACCGGCTGGGGTTTAGTCAAATCGAAATCGGAATCATCTCTAAATGAAAGTGACATTTCAGATAGTAGTTCGTTACAAGCCGAATCAGAAAAGAGCACTCCGACCGCTTCACCCAAAATAAATTCCAGAGACAAAAAGTGGAAATCTAACGAATTACTAGCATTATCAAACAATTCCCATAACGTGTTACCTTTCAAAactgaagaattgaataaacgACCGCGAAAAGATCCCGTAGTGGAAGCTAGATTGAAACAGTTTGTTCATCTCAAGGAAAATCAGTACAGAACAGACAGAATGATGTGTAAGGAGGCTAAAAAGATGGTGTGTGATTGTTTTTTAACATCCGAGGAGCTAGAGGCCAACGAATACGGTTGTGGAGAAGATTGTCTTAATAGATTACTACTGATAGAATGGTAAGTTGtacttttatggaaaattttataatattttgctcttatatgttttttttgtacttttaacATACCcaagaatacaaaaataacatGATAgtgtcgaaaaaaattataatatgtaGCCCCGgtgtttattgaaattaattttcagttttaatgataatttatttgagtaaATTGATTGTTAATATCTAATTATACCATACCAACGGTCATATCTACCTGTATTTATTATAGTACCTAGAATGTATAtgtctttatttatttcttctctGTATTTCTTCCTCTTCATCTTTGCTTCTGcaatttgctttttttatacCATTAATAACCTCATTCTACTAACTCAATTTGTATCTGCCCCTGTTTTAATGTGTATGGAATTATTATTACAGATCTAGAAGGCTTATGACTCGATACATTTCCTTTTTTCCTTATTTACACTTCCATTTTCACTTTGTTTCTCcaatttttatctcttttatGCCCCTCATCACCTTTTCCAACTCACTTAATTTGAGTCTATTTCAATGTGTTTGTAAGGGATATGGCTTGATATACTTCCTCTCTCCACTCTTTTCATTTTCGTTTTGACTTTGCTTTtctatttctcaattttttgctaTCTAATACCTTCCATCACCTTATCCAACTAATTTACTTTGGGAAAACTTCCTTTTATCTTTCCTCCAATTATATTACTtatctgttttttatattatatccaTCTTAATTTTTGTCCATGATATGGTTGATGGGATACCAATTTACCATTTCTTTTCAgtattctatttttcttttttttgatcTCTTGGTACATTCCATTTACTAGAAAGTGTAGAATTGGTAGCGAAATTagtacaagaaaaataaaataattagctACATGAAAAGTTGTTTATGCAGGATTcataaagaaaagaaattaacCTAAAAAAGATAAcagaaaatgttataaagtatGACTGTTGAACAAAGTAATTAATGAAGtaaaacaatggaaaaacattaatttttccatttgttttatGTCCCCAAGACTACTGATGACATTTACTTTCCACTATAGATCACTTTGTGAGCTGAGTTATTCCGTTACTTTTTGAACAGGCTGTAATTATTAGCTCAagctaacaataatttttttttttattttccatgtaATTTAACAATGACTGAATGTTTCTAAATTCCAGTGGAAATTTATGTACGGTCGGAGATAGATGTACAAATAAAAGATTTCAAAGAAGTGCTTTTGCTCCAGTAGAAGTTTTTAATACGGAAAAGAAAGGACTGGGACTTCGAGCAGCAGCAAATATAGcgttgtaagtaaaattttataaatcttaatGTAGTTTTTGATCAATTCCAGAAAATATCCTAacctttttttcttatatataatttttttagcgGAGAATTCATCTTGGAATATGTGGGGGAAGTATTAGATGCAGATGAATTTGATAAAAGAGCCGAAGTTTATTCTCAAGATAAAAACATCCATTATTACTTCATGGCGTTAAGAGCTGATGCTATAATAGATGCTACAATGAAAGGTGAATACTTATTTCCACTAAATTTTCCAATGATTTGGTTAATTTGTTGGAATTAAGAACCTAtttaaaattcaacttcaaaagTAGTGGTGACATGATCATGGTCGTACTGGCTAACAATTTCAGAAACTTCCTAATCATGagttacatttttatataaatcaagCCTATATTCCATTACATCTACAAATTTTGTTCATTGTGGAACACGTTAATCTGAATCTGCTCAGCAGTGCTGCCATAAAGACTGAAATAATATGTTCTGGCTATTTCTGAAATGCAAGAAAGTCCTAGAAGAATTGGTGAGTGGTGGTTACAAGATCTAGCTTGTTTAGATGGCAACTTGTTCGCCAAACTTTGATGGGCTAATCCATCAGTCGATCTCGAAACCTTTAAGTGTTGCTAACACGTCTCTATATAATCTTTCTCAGTTGAAATGAATAGAGACACGTGTGTTGAGATAAACTAAGGCGCATATAGATGGACTTCTGCCTCTTCCCCAATTAAATAGGCAGGAAACTCGACTGGTATCGGATCCAGATTGATAATTCGGAATTACTTGGTTTCTATAAAGAATTGGAAGTAAACTGGTCTACAGGAAGTAACTTCTTCAGGTGTTTCACAGGGTTTAGTTATCAAGATTATTTCTACTGAATTGGAGTATTCCATTGTAAATGATTCTTATCACTTTAATGGCTTTTCTAGTCATAGAAAAAGTTGACTGTAAGACAAAAAACCTTTTGCGGATAATATTTGCTAATCGAAGACCATATTTAGTGAAAATTCCAGCGAAATAAGAGGGTTCGTTTTACTGGAATACATCCCTCGCTATTTTTAACTCTAAATAGAAATATAAGTAATTCAAAAAGGCTTTAATGACATAAAAAATACTACAGagctttttatgagcttcattttttgttcaaaagttttttatttcaccTTTAAAGGGGATTGGGGGCAGTACATTActaatttttagtaaattaatGCCATCTGGGActtgttttattgttattttcatgaGGGGAGGTTCCAGTTGATGAGATCATGAAATAaggttattttaatatttaatcaatcaaatattaatatttgaccTTGACCTTGaccttaaaataaaaattttaatatataatcttgaatattttgtgCATGATAATTATAACCAATTGTTTCATTCTAGTTttcttctataatttcatttgtGCCTCTTATAGGAAATATATCAAGATTCATAAACCATTCTTGCGACCCTAACGCAGAAACCCAAAAATGGACAGTCAACGGCGAACTCAGAATCGGTTTCTTTAGTACAAGAACCATTTTGGCTGGTGAAGAAATCACCTTCGATTACAGATTCCAGAGATATgggtaaataaatttttcactctCCTTTCACTTATTactggaatttttattttcaattttagcaAAGAAGCTCAAAAATGTTATTGTGGCGCCTCGATATGTCGCGGTTGGCTCGGCGAACAACCAGATTCCgacgaagaagaagatgaagaggAGGAAGATGAAATCGAAGAAACTAAACCTGCTACACTCGAATCgacaattaaaaatgaaattacaacTTCCCTTTCAACAGAAATTAAAGACGAAATTAAATCAGAATATATTAAATCCGATAAAGAAGCAATAGGAAAAGATTCTTCACAAACAGCAGTATCCTCAGTTAAACCGGTTATAAAAAAGAaagtacaaaagaaaaaaccGAGAATCGAAATGTTCGAAGAAGTAGatgttagtatttttttaatcactaCAGTAAGGGTTACAAACCTTaacaaaaatagataatatCAGTATGTGATAgataaattggataaatttttatttacaagacAAATTTTCGCcaccaaatgtttcaaattataGGGGCAATAGTGACATTTGAGTCactattttcagtttattaacCCTGTCGTACAACACATTGAAGTAATATACTGTAAAGTTCAGTTATGCTTCTAAGAACTAGACATTAGTACCTCATCCAACCAGTGAGTTAAAAGACTATCGGGTTCTGTTACTATTATACTGCACCAAAGTAAATGAACCTGTTTGTGGCACACATTTATCACCAGATCAAATCACAATTGATTAAAGTTTGTAACCCCGCAAATTATCACCAACTTCtcaatttaaatatcaaatttttatatttttcaaacaaattttagcAATTGAACGAAGAGATTGAAATGCTAGTAACAACAGGACTCAAGAATCAGGCTCACACATTAAAAGTCAGCAGGTTGATGGTAAGGGCCAAAGAACCCCAACAGAGAGCTAAACTTTTAAGAATCCTCAGACGAGGAGAGTTACCCTGTAGGAGATTATTTTTGGATTATCATGGTCTTCGTTTGATGCACGGTTACATGATAGATGCGCAACAATTGGCTGTGGCCAATAAACAATTCGAATCTCTCAGGTATGTTAAAAATGTTGATGCTATGtacctcaaaatttcaataatatccatatttgtattttgaagtAATATCAATGCTTGATCTGGAGCAATTGGAAACATCTATAATGTTCAAAACAGGTCTAGAATTTCATTTCGCCAACAGGATCCATCTTGAGGTATCTAGGCTTTTCCAAGGATTGATAACTGATACTGTAAACCCTCGGAACTTCAAAGAACTTTCTGCTCTAACTTGTAATGGCAGAGTGTTCTGTAACTAGCAGATCTGGAAGTTTCTTCCACTTCCCTAGTCTTCATTTTCACCTAGATCTAGTCTCATTAGGTGCTTCCTGAGGCGGTtagaaaatatggaatatttttactGATATCTTTAATATTTCTTGGGAGTTTGGAGAGATCTAGTTCTGGAAGTATCTGCCAGAGTATATTTTCTTTCCTATACCATCTAAATGTTCCAGGACAGTGAAATTCCTTTCCGATTCTCAAACTACTAGCAGCTCTACTTACTCACATACTCTAAGTTTCCTAGTGCTTTTATACCAGTTTGATTATCCGAATGGTTCACCATGTCACGTTTCTTATAGTTTCTTACCAGATTCATTTGCATAAAACCTTCAATAGCAAGTATGTAGTGGGCATTTGGACCTAGCCCCAAAAACCCCAGTGCCACTACCCATAGTGGTTTTGTAACAATCTGTATACTATTTGATGgtattttctttgattattttcttcttaacatcatattaaaaatacataGGG
Proteins encoded in this window:
- the LOC130903409 gene encoding probable histone-lysine N-methyltransferase CG1716 isoform X4, whose product is MQNSFIKTNGRSVARWSLNIFIERKSSKMPPKKKRVTLNSVVVGTVSTRSTRRQSVVNIQIPKSTRSNKFKTAIEAEELSSRIKKSYKSFMDANDGSFATAKTNNDTADRDNKALLQILQDWDDIEDEDQVSQSVSHHQYSNKNINEDDIKCDVNESVSEFSDLKQIELTLSQGLETEDENNSNPIEISEGELNTNQVTDEDSSEKENKVKEDETKADDTEDSNLEIVKSDNSLSLQGSIVTETEELIIEEQASIPYADDMIVDNNVSSTSLIDKEVPDCSEPLISEENSTAFESNSQFVEQIESSSSETSQPNRELEKIINKNEESNFSCQSVDMEYIPVSNEENKQNIIRKYSQEETSNSDVIVEFDNSDNAKMEESNTVGSEIFDENSMDHSGINDKATNNKEDKSNDSIEDRVAEMHLTGDKKENSPPKELVTDDDKVNKQSDDNEHVKTTTDKKPAGQTLFLEDVANNPPIIKLKSKKPKPKQDKNILPKQDEKIKMVKPRPVKSPPLKPTKDTTKNNKKPIKKESEKKDKKSGKSEETIKNKMEIEDEEKVRRSSRIKSISVLNKKTTGWGLVKSKSESSLNESDISDSSSLQAESEKSTPTASPKINSRDKKWKSNELLALSNNSHNVLPFKTEELNKRPRKDPVVEARLKQFVHLKENQYRTDRMMCKEAKKMVCDCFLTSEELEANEYGCGEDCLNRLLLIECGNLCTVGDRCTNKRFQRSAFAPVEVFNTEKKGLGLRAAANIAFGEFILEYVGEVLDADEFDKRAEVYSQDKNIHYYFMALRADAIIDATMKGNISRFINHSCDPNAETQKWTVNGELRIGFFSTRTILAGEEITFDYRFQRYGKEAQKCYCGASICRGWLGEQPDSDEEEDEEEEDEIEETKPATLESTIKNEITTSLSTEIKDEIKSEYIKSDKEAIGKDSSQTAVSSVKPVIKKKVQKKKPRIEMFEEVDQLNEEIEMLVTTGLKNQAHTLKVSRLMVRAKEPQQRAKLLRILRRGELPCRRLFLDYHGLRLMHGYMIDAQQLAVANKQFESLRLEVLQTLAVLPIPNKTMLQDSKVLSTVELWASHKDLSSPPDSDSNSPKTESDLARKPKPELKGTIKDESVSEKRIEDQEEEIRFLASKLLEEWKNLKEVFRIPKKERIEQMKEHEREANKKFMQNTNNQNAYALEDDRDKDRKSDRYRGMSRFKSDRDSHNRKPTKSGEKFSAEYLRLSRVERRKLFALQHELKEEERKLKQREMWRQHEANCMMIGADPRFTAPFDPNRGYQLIWNPQIGQWQNCPLPSPSRMYPTQHPLPHMSNINLPHHSKSLPPYPSLNLQNNMNLTQPPLPPLPSNSLPGHLPPAHLSHPNIQGHLPPQGHLPSQLPQMHHAQGHLPQNNPYGHIPLPQTNIPISIPPLPAGIPPLQNAQTQIQQSMEEDPSQVKFLGPIPPPVKLPPKWKCAKDKYGRPYYYHIKIRKSQWEPPPIEEQPEISDSESSSETSSVSSDSSSENSDSDEDVDDTRLLLEVRKQMETLPKLAPDNVLYDTPITTPSPDDEKHLENEMDVDEIIRRNVQQDDETRRPSIDMRLKELDLFVDDKPVKKKRRVGLCEEIIISPRTEEDKRQFKEDVKRYKANKEKLKRQKEKILQQTKKQLKEIELKKSRDRHSKMMVKVKLRDKPEFNSETAKKIKETFRTNMASTVVNSLNAYRKPDCTEGRITNTQDFKHLARKLTHFVMLKEIKHISKIEELTCTDNVKMKAREFIRKYMSKFGEVYVKRSDSPDFKD